The sequence GCGATTTCGGTGGACACTTCGGACAAGCCGGTGAAGGAGTTCATGAAAGACAAGAAGTTCTCTTTCCCGGTCCTCCTGGATACCGATAAGGAGGTCTCTTTCGACGATTATGCGGTCATGGGGCTGCCGACAACCATAATAATAGACAGGAAAGGCTTGATCGCCGAGAAGGTGCTGGGAGAGCGCGAGTGGGATACTCCTCAGATGAAGGAGAAGATAACAAAGCTGCTTATGGCGAAGTAGTGGCGGGAGGTAGAGAGATGATATCCGGTAACGGGATACGCAGTAGAGGGAAGATGGTTGTGTTGCTGTCCGTTTTTGCGCTTTTGATCGGGGGCTGTGCGAGCGACACCTTTGTCATCACCAAGCACGGCAAGAGCTACTTCTTCGGGAGCAGCAGGGAGGGGTTTCACCAGATGCTCTGCGAGTCCGGGGACCTGCAGCGGATCATCGCCGATACCCGCCTCTCTCCGGAGCATAAGGACAGCCTATACAAGTACAACTGCGTCGAGCAGTCGAAGGATAAGGTGCGGGAGCTCTACGGCGGCTTCGCACCCGAGCAGCGGAGGGAGCTGCGCCTCGCGTTCCAGCTGCACGGGTACGACATAAATACCATGGACTGTTGAGGCCCGAAGATGGCCGTATCCGGTCGGATACAATAATAAGCTATCAGCTTTCAGCCGCCAGCAATCAGCAAGAAAAGGTGGATTAAAGACATAGAGAGCTCGGTTCCTCTTTGACTGATAGCTGACCGCTGAGGGCTGACTGCTTTCTTATTCCGTTGCTGATTGCTGACGGCTGAGAGCTGATTGCTGTTTATTGCTGTGCGCTCTCCACTTGGTATATAATAGGCAGACTTTTTACCGACTGATAAAGGAAGTGGCGCATGGCACCCGTAACACCCACCCGTGACAGCGGCGCGCTCGCCGAGCAGGCGCGCAAGGTACGAATCGAAATCCTGAAGATGCTCACCGCATCGGGGTCGGGACATACCGGCGGCTCCCTCTCGTCCGCTGATATCGTCACCGCTCTCTATTTCTATAAGCTCCGGCACCGTCCCCTCGAACCGGATTGGCCCGGGCGGGACCGTTTCATTCTCTCCAAAGGCCACGCAGCGCCGGTGCTCTATACGGCGTTGGCGTTATCGGGATATTTCGATACCGGCCTGCTCAAGGACCTCAGGAAGATCGGCTGTCCGCTCCAGGGCCACCCGTCATCAAAGCTTCTGAAGGGTGTCGAGGTGTCCACCGGCTCCCTCGGCCAGGGCCTCTCGATCGCCAACGGCATCGCTCTCGGGCTGCGGCTCGATAATAGTCCTGCCCGGGTCTACTGCCTGCTGGGTGACGGCGAGACGCAGGAGGGCCAGGTCTGGGAAGCGGCGATGACGGCCGGCCATTACATGCTCGACAATCTCTGCGCCATCGTCGATCTGAACGAGCTCCAGATCGACGGCAAGTGCGAGGATGTAATGAAAGTGGAGCCCGTGGCAGGGAAGTGGAGGGCCTTCAATTGGCATGTGTTCGAGATAGACGGCCACAATATGAGCCAGATCATCGATACCCTCGATGAAGCCGAACATATCAAGGGCAAACCCTCGGTGATCCTCGCGAGGACCGTCAAGGGGAAGGGTGTCTCCTTCTTCGAGGGCAAGGCGGAGTACCACGGGGTGACGCCGACTGCGGAAGAGCTCGAAAAAGCGCTAAAGGAGTTGAGCAGCAATGGGAAGTA is a genomic window of Nitrospirota bacterium containing:
- a CDS encoding transketolase; protein product: MAPVTPTRDSGALAEQARKVRIEILKMLTASGSGHTGGSLSSADIVTALYFYKLRHRPLEPDWPGRDRFILSKGHAAPVLYTALALSGYFDTGLLKDLRKIGCPLQGHPSSKLLKGVEVSTGSLGQGLSIANGIALGLRLDNSPARVYCLLGDGETQEGQVWEAAMTAGHYMLDNLCAIVDLNELQIDGKCEDVMKVEPVAGKWRAFNWHVFEIDGHNMSQIIDTLDEAEHIKGKPSVILARTVKGKGVSFFEGKAEYHGVTPTAEELEKALKELSSNGK